One window of the Archangium primigenium genome contains the following:
- the dacB gene encoding D-alanyl-D-alanine carboxypeptidase/D-alanyl-D-alanine-endopeptidase has translation MRRSPFATLLLAALVLPACLPRSARPSSPSLTSVADALLAGVEGEGALSGAIVLDAATGFPLYARHEHVRLLPASTMKVVSTSAALSALGPDFRFHTPVWLQGSVAGNLFLGELVVEASGDPSLGSWRFPETAQACEQLADALVARGIRQWFGPLRITHADEGPYGGLYGPGWAWDDAAYAFGAAPTRFAFRENVAELSVKRAEGQDCAAPVPQPLEVRYSPPLDTSTTAIFLDPAASRAGLGCTRERGTGRTRCVWRSTPGQCPPRASTRVSVEAPEALFTACLEDALTARGVWRVATPFLPPTATPTPSSPRELLLDFVSPPLSELVKVTNKESLNLYAERLGLRFTLERMGTESYTALREAFTQELHRRGIAPRLLRPVDGSGLSRYNVASARGLAEVLATSLREPYANALLESLPVAGVDGTLAGSAGATIKGLVRAKTGTLSGQKAYVGIAERPHDTEHPRVVFALMLGNMDEQPALTTAQIFERFAEALVAAPLK, from the coding sequence ATGCGCCGTTCCCCGTTCGCGACGCTCCTGCTCGCCGCCCTCGTGCTGCCGGCCTGTCTTCCCCGCTCGGCCCGCCCGTCCTCGCCGTCCCTGACCTCCGTGGCGGACGCGCTGCTCGCGGGCGTGGAGGGGGAGGGCGCCCTGTCCGGGGCCATCGTCCTGGACGCCGCGACGGGCTTTCCCCTGTACGCCCGCCACGAGCACGTGCGGCTCCTGCCCGCCTCCACGATGAAGGTGGTGTCCACCTCCGCCGCCCTGTCCGCGCTCGGCCCGGACTTCCGCTTCCATACCCCGGTGTGGCTCCAGGGCTCCGTGGCGGGCAACCTCTTCCTGGGGGAGCTCGTGGTGGAGGCCTCGGGAGACCCCTCCCTGGGCTCCTGGCGCTTTCCGGAGACGGCCCAGGCCTGTGAACAGCTCGCCGATGCGCTCGTGGCCCGGGGCATCCGCCAGTGGTTCGGCCCCCTGCGCATCACCCACGCGGACGAGGGGCCCTACGGGGGCCTCTACGGTCCGGGCTGGGCCTGGGACGATGCCGCCTACGCCTTCGGGGCCGCGCCCACGCGCTTCGCCTTCCGCGAGAACGTGGCGGAGTTGTCCGTGAAGCGCGCCGAGGGCCAGGACTGCGCCGCGCCCGTGCCCCAGCCCCTGGAGGTGCGCTACTCGCCGCCCCTCGACACCTCCACCACCGCCATCTTCCTGGACCCCGCGGCCTCGCGGGCCGGCCTGGGCTGCACCCGCGAGCGGGGCACCGGGCGCACGCGGTGCGTGTGGCGCTCGACGCCGGGGCAGTGCCCCCCGCGCGCCTCCACCCGCGTGTCCGTGGAGGCACCCGAAGCCCTGTTCACCGCGTGCCTGGAAGACGCGCTCACCGCGCGGGGCGTCTGGCGTGTGGCCACGCCCTTCCTGCCGCCGACGGCGACGCCCACCCCCTCCTCGCCGCGCGAGCTGTTGCTGGACTTCGTCAGTCCGCCCCTGTCCGAGCTGGTGAAGGTGACGAACAAGGAGTCGCTCAACCTCTACGCGGAGCGGCTGGGCCTGCGCTTCACGCTCGAGCGCATGGGCACCGAGAGCTACACCGCGCTGCGCGAGGCCTTCACCCAGGAGCTGCACCGCCGGGGCATCGCCCCGCGCCTGTTGCGACCCGTGGATGGCAGCGGCCTGTCCCGCTACAACGTGGCCAGCGCGCGCGGACTCGCGGAGGTGCTGGCCACGAGCCTCCGGGAGCCCTACGCGAACGCGCTGCTGGAGAGCCTGCCCGTGGCGGGTGTGGACGGAACGCTCGCGGGCAGCGCCGGGGCGACCATCAAGGGCCTCGTGCGCGCGAAGACGGGCACGCTCTCGGGCCAGAAGGCCTACGTGGGCATCGCCGAGCGGCCCCATGACACCGAGCATCCGCGGGTCGTCTTCGCCCTGATGCTCGGCAACATGGACGAGCAGCCCGCGCTCACGACGGCGCAGATCTTCGAGCGCTTCGCCGAGGCGCTGGTGGCCGCCCCCCTGAAGTGA
- a CDS encoding SMI1/KNR4 family protein, with product MADIRWENFVWKDSRPLSPSELEPLEKTWGITLPEEYKRVIVSHQGQAPCPCVFRVGRGANVFAVLLTITHEAERASYSIRESYNLLRPHVAPGLYPFGKTSGGEYLCFDYNNSSSTPGVVLVTVDMTVHPVARSFEELLAGLHDD from the coding sequence ATGGCCGATATCCGCTGGGAGAATTTCGTCTGGAAGGATTCGCGCCCCCTTTCGCCTTCCGAGCTGGAGCCTCTCGAGAAGACATGGGGAATCACATTGCCCGAGGAGTACAAGCGGGTCATCGTTTCTCATCAGGGGCAGGCTCCTTGCCCTTGTGTTTTCAGGGTGGGCCGAGGCGCCAACGTCTTCGCTGTTCTATTGACAATCACCCATGAGGCGGAGCGCGCGAGTTACTCCATTCGCGAGTCCTACAATCTTCTCCGCCCTCATGTCGCCCCGGGACTTTATCCGTTTGGAAAGACGTCCGGCGGCGAGTACCTGTGTTTCGACTACAACAACTCCAGTTCGACCCCTGGAGTTGTTTTGGTGACGGTGGACATGACCGTTCATCCCGTCGCCAGGAGTTTCGAGGAACTCCTGGCGGGGTTACACGACGACTGA
- the carB gene encoding carbamoyl-phosphate synthase large subunit, whose amino-acid sequence MPKRNDIRKVLVIGSGPIVIGQACEFDYSGTQAIKALREEGVEVVLLNSNPATVMTDPEFAHRTYIEPITVEVAERILAQERPDSVLPTMGGQTALNLAKALAEQGILEKYGVRLIGASLEAINKAEDRQLFKAAMQRIGVALPDSGYATNLDEAFAIGEKIGFPAIIRPSFTLGGTGGGIAYNREEFEAICRSGLKASPNSTILVEESVLGWKEYELEVVRDSADNVIIVCSIENLDPMGVHTGDSITVAPAQTLTDREYQRLREASLRIIREIGVDTGGSNIQFGVNPRDGRIVVIEMNPRVSRSSALASKATGYPIAKIAAKLALGYTLDELRNDITRDTPASFEPTLDYVVVKVPRFNFEKFPHADRTLTTSMRAVGEVMAIGRTFREAYLKAMRSMESGNTGMESPELPADKDARRKVLRDYLRVPRPERQLYVVQAFREGMSVEDVFELSSIDPWFLRHIQALVQESQQLQAHGGLDAVPSAALRAAKADGFSDKYLARLFGCTEDEVRARRHAQGIRPVFKRVDTCAAEFEAYTPYLYSTYEEEDEAPPTSRQKVLILGSGPIRIGQGIEFDYCCVHAAFALRSAGYETVMVNCNPETVSTDYDTSDRLYFEPLTIEDVLEVSQREKPVGAIVQFGGQTPLRLSVPLEKAGLPILGTPPDAIDRAEDRERFAQLIEKLGLTQPENGVARSHEEAYGVAERIGYPVMVRPSYVLGGRAMEVVYDQVSLERYMREAVSASPEHPVLIDRFLKEAIEVDLDLVADRTGAVLVGGVLEHVEEAGVHSGDAACTLPPHSLSPDLVERMKDQAIALARELGVVGLMNVQFAIQGKTIYVLEVNPRASRTVPFISKATGMPLAKIASLCMVGKTLAELGATREPEFRHVAVKESVFPFARFAGVDVILGPEMKSTGEVMGIADDFPAAFAKSQQAAGVKMPKSGKVFISVRNDDKPAVVDLARRLRSLGFKLVATGGTHQYLATKGIETEKVLKVAEGRPHIVDKIVDGQIVLVINTTFGKQEIADSFPIRREALMHSVPYFTTVQAARMAVGAMESLMRQEQTVKPLQDYLGVK is encoded by the coding sequence ATGCCTAAGCGAAATGATATCCGGAAGGTTCTCGTCATTGGCTCGGGCCCGATCGTCATCGGGCAGGCGTGCGAGTTCGACTACTCAGGGACCCAGGCCATCAAGGCGCTGCGGGAGGAGGGCGTCGAGGTCGTCCTGCTCAACAGCAACCCGGCCACGGTGATGACGGACCCCGAGTTCGCCCACCGCACGTACATCGAGCCCATCACCGTCGAGGTCGCCGAGCGGATTCTCGCCCAGGAGCGTCCCGACTCGGTGCTGCCCACCATGGGCGGACAGACGGCGCTCAACCTCGCCAAGGCACTCGCCGAGCAGGGCATCCTGGAGAAGTACGGCGTGCGGCTCATCGGCGCGTCCCTGGAGGCCATCAACAAGGCCGAGGACCGCCAGCTCTTCAAGGCCGCCATGCAGCGCATCGGCGTGGCCCTGCCGGACAGCGGCTACGCCACCAACCTCGACGAGGCGTTCGCCATCGGCGAGAAGATTGGCTTTCCCGCCATCATCCGGCCCTCGTTCACCCTGGGCGGCACCGGCGGCGGCATCGCCTACAACCGCGAGGAGTTCGAGGCCATCTGCCGCTCGGGCCTCAAGGCGAGCCCCAACTCCACCATCCTCGTCGAGGAGAGCGTGCTCGGCTGGAAGGAGTACGAGCTGGAGGTGGTGCGCGACTCGGCGGACAACGTCATCATCGTCTGCTCCATCGAGAACCTGGACCCCATGGGCGTGCACACCGGGGACTCCATCACCGTGGCCCCCGCCCAGACGCTCACCGACCGCGAGTACCAGCGGCTGCGCGAGGCGTCCCTGCGCATCATCCGGGAGATCGGCGTCGACACGGGCGGCAGCAACATCCAGTTCGGCGTCAACCCGCGCGACGGGCGCATCGTGGTCATCGAGATGAACCCGCGCGTGTCGCGCTCCAGCGCGCTCGCCTCCAAGGCCACCGGCTACCCCATCGCCAAGATCGCCGCGAAGCTGGCCCTGGGCTACACGCTGGACGAGCTGCGCAATGACATCACCCGCGACACCCCCGCCTCCTTCGAGCCCACGCTCGACTACGTGGTGGTGAAGGTGCCGCGCTTCAACTTCGAGAAGTTCCCCCACGCCGACCGCACCCTCACCACCAGCATGCGCGCGGTGGGCGAGGTGATGGCCATCGGCCGCACGTTCCGCGAGGCCTACCTCAAGGCCATGCGCTCCATGGAGTCGGGCAACACGGGCATGGAGTCGCCCGAGCTGCCCGCGGACAAGGACGCGCGGCGCAAGGTGCTGCGCGACTACCTGCGCGTGCCCCGGCCCGAGCGCCAGCTCTACGTGGTCCAGGCCTTTCGCGAGGGCATGAGCGTGGAGGACGTCTTCGAGCTGTCCTCCATCGATCCCTGGTTCCTGCGCCACATCCAGGCGCTGGTGCAGGAGTCGCAGCAGCTCCAGGCCCACGGCGGCCTGGACGCGGTGCCGAGCGCCGCCCTGCGCGCGGCCAAGGCGGACGGGTTCTCGGACAAGTACCTCGCCCGGCTGTTCGGGTGCACCGAGGACGAGGTGCGCGCGCGCCGGCACGCCCAGGGCATCCGCCCCGTCTTCAAGCGCGTGGACACCTGCGCCGCCGAGTTCGAGGCCTACACGCCCTACCTCTACTCCACCTACGAGGAAGAGGACGAGGCGCCGCCCACCTCGCGCCAGAAGGTGCTCATCCTCGGCAGCGGCCCCATCCGCATCGGTCAGGGCATCGAGTTCGACTACTGCTGCGTGCACGCCGCCTTCGCGCTGCGCTCGGCGGGGTACGAGACGGTGATGGTCAACTGCAACCCGGAGACGGTGTCCACGGACTACGACACGTCGGACCGGCTGTACTTCGAGCCGCTCACCATCGAGGACGTGCTCGAGGTGTCCCAGCGTGAGAAGCCCGTGGGCGCCATCGTCCAGTTCGGCGGCCAGACGCCCCTGCGCCTGTCCGTGCCGCTGGAGAAGGCGGGCCTGCCCATCCTCGGCACGCCCCCGGACGCCATTGACCGGGCGGAGGATCGCGAGCGCTTCGCCCAGCTCATCGAGAAGCTCGGCCTCACCCAGCCGGAGAACGGCGTGGCGCGCAGCCACGAGGAGGCCTACGGCGTGGCCGAGCGCATCGGCTACCCCGTCATGGTGCGCCCGTCCTACGTGCTCGGCGGTCGGGCCATGGAGGTCGTCTACGACCAGGTGAGCCTGGAGCGCTACATGCGCGAGGCGGTGAGCGCGTCGCCCGAGCACCCGGTCCTCATCGACCGCTTCCTCAAGGAGGCCATCGAGGTGGACCTGGACCTGGTGGCCGACCGCACCGGCGCGGTGCTGGTGGGCGGCGTGCTGGAACACGTCGAGGAGGCGGGCGTGCACTCGGGTGACGCGGCGTGCACGCTGCCCCCGCACTCGCTGTCCCCGGACCTGGTCGAGCGCATGAAGGATCAGGCCATCGCCCTGGCGCGCGAGCTGGGCGTGGTGGGCCTGATGAACGTGCAGTTCGCCATCCAGGGAAAGACCATCTACGTGCTGGAGGTGAACCCGCGCGCGAGCCGCACGGTGCCGTTCATCTCCAAGGCCACGGGCATGCCGCTGGCGAAGATCGCGTCCCTGTGCATGGTGGGCAAGACGCTCGCGGAGCTGGGCGCCACGCGGGAGCCCGAGTTCCGCCACGTGGCCGTTAAAGAATCCGTCTTCCCGTTCGCGCGCTTCGCCGGCGTGGACGTCATCCTCGGCCCGGAGATGAAGTCCACGGGCGAGGTGATGGGCATCGCGGACGACTTCCCGGCTGCCTTCGCCAAGAGCCAGCAAGCCGCGGGCGTGAAGATGCCCAAGAGCGGCAAGGTCTTCATCTCCGTGCGCAACGACGACAAGCCCGCGGTGGTGGACCTGGCGCGGCGCCTGCGCTCGCTCGGCTTCAAGCTCGTGGCCACGGGCGGCACGCACCAGTACCTGGCCACCAAGGGCATCGAGACGGAGAAGGTGCTCAAGGTGGCCGAGGGCCGGCCGCACATCGTGGACAAGATCGTGGACGGGCAGATCGTCCTCGTCATCAACACGACCTTCGGCAAGCAGGAGATCGCCGACAGCTTCCCCATCCGCCGCGAGGCGCTGATGCACAGCGTGCCGTACTTCACCACGGTGCAGGCGGCGCGCATGGCCGTGGGCGCCATGGAGTCGCTGATGCGCCAGGAGCAGACCGTCAAGCCGCTCCAGGACTACCTCGGGGTGAAGTAG
- a CDS encoding glycoside hydrolase family 3 N-terminal domain-containing protein, translating into MDARRGNQQLAGKDIHDRVEALLARMTLEEKAGQLAQYSVGTPTGPGTGRDDYDTLVRAGAAGSLLNVVGARETNRYQRLAVEESRLKIPLLFGFDVIHGHRTTLPIPLAMAASFDPALVERAIRLSAEEAAADGLRWAFSPMVDIARDARWGRVSESAGEDTFLGVAMARAYVRGYQGESLSKPTSVAASVKHFAAYGGAEAGREYNTVDMSDASLRQVYLPPFQATVDEGAATFMSAFNTLNGMPATANAYLMTDLLRKEWGFNGFVVSDWGAVGELKNHGVALDGPSAAHKALAAGVEMDMEAHLYGPEVPRLVREGRLDGAVVDEAVRRVLRVKFALGLFEHPYADEQAPAYVATPEKRELARKTAEATCVLLENPDGVLPLPASGRTIALVGPLADAPADMLGAWIAKGEARDAVTLRAAFEQRVKNGAGTLRYAKGTDVVSADTSGFQEAVAAAAASDVVIAALGEDATMSGEAASRTRLDLPGNQLQLLAALAATGKPVVLVVFSGRALALTEARVHAKAIVQAWQPGIEAGNALANLLWGDVNFSARLPVTFPRSLGQVPLYYNHLNTGRPANQTDLTRPPANPAEKYVSRYIDERNTPLYPFGHGLSYTTFDFTPPAPSASSLRASALQAGNADVLRVKARVGNTGRVPGTAVAQLYLRVLGASLAQPVRQLVGFQRVPLAPGESREVEFTLGFEQLSFINARSERVVEPGTRYDFWVGDSAEATQQASLTLE; encoded by the coding sequence ATGGACGCACGCAGGGGGAATCAGCAGCTCGCCGGGAAGGACATTCACGACCGGGTCGAGGCGCTGCTCGCGCGGATGACGCTCGAGGAGAAGGCGGGACAGCTCGCGCAGTACTCCGTGGGAACGCCCACGGGCCCCGGCACCGGCCGCGATGACTACGACACGCTGGTGCGCGCGGGCGCGGCGGGCTCGCTGCTCAACGTGGTGGGCGCCCGGGAGACCAACCGCTACCAGCGCCTGGCCGTCGAGGAGAGCCGCCTCAAGATTCCCCTGCTGTTCGGCTTCGATGTGATTCACGGCCACCGCACCACCCTGCCCATTCCCCTGGCCATGGCCGCGAGCTTCGATCCCGCCCTGGTGGAGCGCGCCATCCGGCTGTCGGCGGAGGAGGCCGCGGCGGACGGTCTGCGCTGGGCCTTCTCGCCCATGGTGGACATCGCGCGGGACGCGCGCTGGGGCCGCGTGTCCGAGAGCGCGGGCGAGGACACCTTCCTCGGGGTCGCCATGGCGCGGGCCTATGTGCGCGGCTATCAGGGCGAGTCCCTGTCGAAGCCCACGTCGGTGGCCGCCAGCGTGAAGCACTTCGCCGCCTATGGCGGCGCGGAGGCGGGCCGCGAGTACAACACCGTGGACATGTCCGACGCGAGCCTGCGACAGGTGTACCTGCCGCCCTTCCAGGCCACCGTGGACGAGGGTGCCGCCACCTTCATGAGCGCCTTCAACACGCTCAACGGCATGCCCGCCACCGCCAACGCCTACCTGATGACCGACCTCCTGCGGAAGGAGTGGGGCTTCAACGGCTTCGTGGTGAGCGATTGGGGCGCCGTGGGCGAGCTGAAAAACCACGGCGTCGCCCTGGATGGCCCGTCCGCCGCGCACAAGGCGCTGGCCGCCGGCGTGGAGATGGACATGGAGGCCCACCTCTACGGGCCCGAGGTGCCCCGGCTCGTGCGCGAGGGGCGGCTCGACGGGGCCGTGGTGGACGAGGCCGTGCGCCGGGTGCTGCGCGTGAAGTTCGCGCTCGGGCTGTTCGAGCACCCGTACGCGGACGAGCAGGCGCCCGCCTACGTGGCGACGCCGGAGAAGCGGGAGCTGGCGCGCAAGACCGCCGAGGCCACCTGTGTGCTGCTGGAGAACCCGGACGGCGTGCTCCCCCTGCCCGCCTCGGGCCGGACGATCGCCCTGGTGGGGCCGCTGGCGGACGCGCCCGCCGACATGCTCGGCGCGTGGATCGCCAAGGGCGAGGCCCGGGACGCGGTGACGCTGCGGGCCGCCTTCGAGCAGCGGGTGAAGAACGGCGCGGGCACCCTGCGCTACGCGAAGGGTACGGACGTGGTGTCGGCGGACACCTCGGGCTTCCAGGAGGCCGTGGCGGCCGCGGCCGCATCGGACGTGGTGATCGCCGCGCTGGGTGAGGACGCCACCATGAGCGGCGAGGCCGCGTCCCGCACGCGCCTGGACCTGCCCGGCAACCAGCTCCAGCTGCTCGCGGCCCTGGCGGCGACGGGCAAGCCCGTGGTCCTCGTGGTCTTCTCCGGCCGCGCGCTGGCGCTCACCGAGGCCCGGGTGCATGCGAAGGCCATCGTCCAGGCGTGGCAGCCCGGCATCGAGGCTGGCAACGCCCTGGCCAACCTGCTCTGGGGCGACGTGAACTTCAGCGCCCGGCTCCCCGTCACCTTCCCGCGCAGCCTCGGCCAGGTGCCCCTCTACTACAACCACCTCAACACCGGACGCCCGGCGAACCAGACGGACCTCACGCGGCCGCCCGCCAACCCGGCGGAGAAGTACGTGTCGCGCTACATCGACGAGCGCAACACGCCGCTCTACCCCTTCGGCCACGGGCTCTCGTACACCACCTTCGACTTCACCCCACCCGCGCCGAGCGCCTCGTCGCTCCGGGCGAGCGCGCTCCAGGCGGGGAACGCGGACGTGCTGCGCGTGAAGGCCCGGGTGGGCAACACGGGCCGGGTGCCCGGCACGGCGGTGGCGCAGCTCTACCTGCGGGTCCTCGGCGCGAGCCTCGCGCAGCCCGTGCGCCAGCTCGTGGGCTTCCAGCGTGTCCCGCTCGCGCCGGGCGAGTCGCGCGAGGTGGAGTTCACCCTGGGCTTCGAGCAGCTCTCCTTCATCAACGCCCGCTCCGAGCGCGTGGTGGAGCCGGGCACCCGCTATGACTTCTGGGTGGGGGACAGCGCCGAGGCCACCCAGCAGGCGTCACTCACGCTGGAGTAG
- a CDS encoding aldehyde dehydrogenase family protein, which produces MTTLTVDNPFTGDVACSVPLADEAAVNTVLDQARAAARAARATSLSERKAWCERMVAAMEARADDIALDISRMMGKPLAQAKGEIRGMAERARYMISIADSALADVVLPAKAGFERRIVKEPLGVVLDLPAWNYPLLTAVNVVVPAVLAGNAVVVKHSPRSPLCGEHFARAFSEAGAPANLVQAMHCDHPTSERMVGDARVDHVVFTGSVYGGQRLTNAGSGRFRHMGLELGGNDPAYVAPDCDFDKTVENVVDGAIYNAGQSCCAVERVYVHRSLYSRFTEACEALVRAYVLGDPLSDKTSLGPIAQPNHPAELERLVEDARSKGARVVAGGKRAQVDGKGRFFEATLLTDLDDTMALMRQESFGPLLPIAVVDSDEEALARMNNSDLGLTASVWTKDRERAARFATQLEFGTVYMNRCDSVDPALPWIGVKNSGRGHSLSALGFDQLTRPKSIHFRLTF; this is translated from the coding sequence ATGACCACCCTGACCGTCGACAATCCCTTCACTGGCGACGTCGCCTGTTCCGTGCCGCTGGCGGACGAGGCGGCCGTCAATACCGTGCTCGATCAGGCGCGCGCCGCCGCCCGGGCCGCGCGCGCGACGTCCCTGTCCGAGCGCAAGGCCTGGTGCGAGCGCATGGTCGCCGCCATGGAAGCGCGCGCGGACGACATCGCGCTCGACATCAGCCGGATGATGGGCAAGCCCTTGGCCCAGGCCAAGGGCGAGATTCGCGGCATGGCCGAGCGCGCCCGGTACATGATCTCCATCGCCGACAGCGCGCTGGCGGACGTGGTGCTGCCGGCCAAGGCGGGCTTCGAGCGGCGGATCGTCAAGGAGCCGCTGGGCGTGGTGTTGGACCTGCCGGCGTGGAACTACCCGCTGCTCACGGCGGTGAACGTGGTGGTGCCGGCGGTGCTGGCGGGCAACGCCGTCGTGGTGAAGCACTCGCCCCGCTCGCCCCTGTGCGGCGAGCACTTCGCGCGCGCCTTCTCCGAGGCCGGTGCGCCGGCGAACCTCGTGCAGGCGATGCACTGCGATCACCCCACGAGCGAGCGCATGGTGGGCGACGCGCGGGTGGACCATGTGGTGTTCACCGGCTCGGTGTACGGCGGCCAGCGGCTCACGAACGCGGGCTCCGGCCGCTTCCGGCACATGGGCCTGGAGCTGGGCGGCAACGATCCGGCCTACGTGGCGCCGGACTGTGACTTCGACAAGACGGTGGAGAACGTGGTGGATGGCGCCATCTACAACGCGGGCCAGAGCTGCTGCGCGGTGGAGCGCGTGTACGTGCACCGCTCGCTCTATTCGCGCTTCACCGAGGCGTGCGAGGCGCTGGTGCGGGCGTATGTGCTGGGCGATCCGCTGAGCGACAAGACGTCGCTGGGGCCCATCGCCCAGCCCAACCACCCGGCGGAGCTGGAGCGGCTGGTGGAGGACGCCCGGAGCAAGGGGGCGCGTGTGGTGGCGGGAGGCAAGCGCGCGCAGGTGGACGGCAAGGGCCGCTTCTTCGAGGCCACGCTGCTCACGGACCTGGACGACACGATGGCGCTGATGAGGCAGGAGTCCTTCGGGCCGCTCCTGCCCATCGCCGTGGTGGACTCGGACGAGGAGGCGCTGGCGCGGATGAACAACTCGGACCTGGGCCTGACGGCGAGCGTCTGGACGAAGGATCGCGAGCGCGCGGCGCGCTTCGCCACCCAGCTCGAGTTCGGCACGGTGTACATGAACCGCTGCGACTCGGTGGACCCGGCGCTGCCGTGGATTGGCGTGAAGAACTCGGGCCGGGGCCACAGCTTGAGCGCGCTCGGCTTCGACCAGCTCACCCGTCCCAAGTCCATCCACTTCCGGCTGACGTTCTGA
- a CDS encoding AAA family ATPase → MSPERPVLHFIAGKVASGKTTLARRLARELPAVHLCEDQWIALLGGEVRTLRDYVRQSYRCRKLMGPHAREILRVGTSLVLDFAGNTPHDRAWVRGLFAPLGAAHVLHVIDAPEALCLERLRQRNAERPEGRFWFEVDEAVLFEAARYYVPPTEAEGFRVVHHDAETLRGER, encoded by the coding sequence ATGAGCCCTGAACGGCCGGTGCTGCACTTCATCGCGGGCAAGGTGGCCTCGGGAAAGACCACGCTCGCGCGGCGGCTCGCCCGGGAGCTGCCCGCGGTGCACCTGTGCGAGGACCAGTGGATTGCCCTGCTGGGCGGCGAGGTGCGGACGCTGCGCGACTACGTGCGCCAGTCCTACCGCTGCCGCAAGCTGATGGGGCCGCACGCGCGGGAGATCCTCCGCGTGGGGACGTCCCTGGTGCTCGATTTCGCCGGGAACACGCCGCACGACCGCGCCTGGGTGCGCGGCCTCTTCGCCCCCCTGGGCGCCGCGCACGTGCTGCACGTGATCGACGCCCCGGAGGCGCTGTGCCTCGAGCGGCTGCGCCAGCGCAACGCCGAGCGCCCCGAGGGCCGCTTCTGGTTCGAGGTGGACGAGGCCGTCCTGTTCGAGGCGGCCCGGTACTACGTGCCCCCCACGGAGGCGGAGGGCTTCCGCGTCGTGCACCATGACGCGGAGACGCTTCGGGGCGAGCGGTAG
- a CDS encoding M4 family metallopeptidase has translation MSRKLLASLTTLTLVGCGGAASNPVNSSTELDTFEGASMVAQAHQALRGKIQQGEEFVARGVIVDDNGDTHVRFDRTYQGLRVLGGDFVSHQDAQGSLRALSSASTESLAGLSVTPLLDPAAAADLAERVFQGVRNGAAASVELVIFAREGKPTPAFEVVLEGTKADGTPSALHVVVHALTGAVLETSDEIETAAANGTGNSLYVGAVSIAINSTSSGYELRDPSRGKGFYTLDMGGSQSGGGIFTSTTSSFGNGTSTSAASAGVDAHYGIQKTYDYFKNVHGRNGIDGAGGTGFNRVHYGSKYNNAFWTDSCFCMTYGDGDGTTFSPLTAIDVAGHEMTHGVTSRTARLVYSGESGGLNEATSDIFGSMVEFYAASASDPGDYLIGEKIYTPKTSGDALRYMANPSKDGKSANCWSSAVAGLDVHHSSGVGNHFFYLLAEGSSGSSTCNNTTLTGIGRSAAEKIWYRALTTYMTSSTKYAGARTATLSAAKDLFGDGSAQHKAVAAAWSGVSVN, from the coding sequence ATGTCTCGCAAGCTGTTGGCGTCCCTGACGACCCTGACTCTCGTGGGCTGTGGCGGTGCGGCTTCCAACCCGGTCAACTCGTCCACCGAGCTCGACACGTTCGAGGGTGCCAGCATGGTCGCCCAGGCGCATCAGGCGCTGCGGGGCAAGATCCAGCAGGGCGAGGAGTTCGTGGCGCGCGGGGTCATCGTGGATGACAACGGTGACACCCACGTGCGCTTCGACAGGACCTACCAGGGCCTGCGGGTGCTCGGCGGGGACTTCGTCTCGCACCAGGACGCCCAGGGCAGCCTGCGCGCCCTGTCCAGCGCCAGCACGGAGAGCCTGGCGGGGCTGAGCGTGACGCCCCTGCTCGACCCCGCCGCCGCCGCGGACCTGGCCGAGCGCGTCTTCCAGGGCGTGCGCAATGGCGCGGCGGCCTCGGTGGAACTGGTCATCTTCGCGCGCGAGGGCAAGCCCACGCCCGCCTTCGAGGTGGTGCTCGAGGGGACCAAGGCGGACGGCACGCCGAGCGCGCTGCACGTGGTGGTGCACGCGCTGACGGGCGCGGTGCTCGAGACGTCCGACGAGATCGAGACCGCCGCCGCCAACGGCACGGGCAACTCGCTCTACGTGGGCGCGGTGTCCATCGCGATCAACAGCACCTCGTCGGGCTACGAGCTGCGGGATCCCTCGCGCGGCAAGGGCTTCTACACACTCGACATGGGCGGCTCGCAGAGCGGCGGCGGCATCTTCACCAGCACCACCAGCTCCTTCGGCAACGGCACGAGCACGAGCGCGGCCTCGGCGGGCGTGGATGCCCACTACGGCATCCAGAAGACGTATGACTATTTCAAGAACGTCCATGGCCGCAACGGCATCGACGGCGCGGGGGGCACGGGCTTCAACCGCGTGCACTACGGCAGCAAGTACAACAACGCCTTCTGGACCGACAGCTGCTTCTGCATGACGTATGGCGATGGCGACGGCACGACGTTCTCCCCGCTGACGGCCATCGACGTGGCGGGCCACGAGATGACCCACGGCGTGACGAGTCGCACCGCGCGCCTCGTGTACTCGGGTGAGTCCGGCGGCCTCAACGAGGCGACGAGCGACATCTTCGGCTCCATGGTGGAGTTCTACGCCGCCAGCGCGAGCGACCCCGGCGACTACCTCATCGGCGAGAAGATCTACACGCCCAAGACGTCCGGGGATGCGCTGCGCTACATGGCCAACCCCAGCAAGGACGGCAAGTCGGCCAACTGCTGGAGCAGCGCCGTGGCGGGGCTGGACGTGCACCACTCCAGCGGCGTGGGCAACCACTTCTTCTACCTGCTGGCCGAGGGCTCCTCGGGGAGCTCCACCTGCAACAACACCACGCTCACCGGCATCGGCCGCTCGGCGGCGGAGAAGATCTGGTACCGCGCCCTCACCACGTACATGACGTCCAGCACCAAGTACGCCGGGGCCCGCACCGCCACGCTCAGCGCGGCCAAGGATCTCTTCGGCGATGGCAGCGCCCAGCACAAGGCGGTGGCCGCCGCTTGGTCCGGCGTCAGCGTGAACTGA